A genomic segment from Bradyrhizobium diazoefficiens USDA 110 encodes:
- the fusA gene encoding elongation factor G: MPRQHAIEDYRNFGIMAHIDAGKTTTTERILYYTGKSHKIGEVHEGAATMDWMEQEQERGITITSAATTAFWAGKRLNIIDTPGHVDFTIEVERSLRVLDGAVCVLDSNQGVEPQTETVWRQGDKYKVPRIVFANKMDKTGADFFKCLADIVDRLGAKPIAIQLPIGAENNFKGLVDLVKMKGIVWNDESLGAKFDYVDIPEDLVEQAKEYREKMVEAAVELDDDALAAFLDGNEPDEATLKRLIRKAVLTGAFYPVLCGSAFKNKGVQPLLDAVVDYLPSPIDVPAIKGTDDRGNEVVRKADDKEPLALLAFKIMDDPFVGTITFCRIYSGVLQSGTGVVNSTREKKERIGRMLLMHANNREDIKEAYAGDIVALAGLKEARTGDTLCDPDKQVILEKMEFPEPVIEIAIEPKSKADQEKLGVALAKLAAEDPSFRVSTDQESGQTILKGMGELHLDIKVDILKRTYKVDANIGAPQVAFRERVTKKAEVKYTHKKQTGGTGQFAEVSIVVEPNEPGKGYEFESKIVGGAVPKEYIPGVEKGLNSVMSSGVVAGFPVVDVKVQLVDGKYHDVDSSALAFEIASRAAFREALQKGKSVLLEPIMKVEVVTPEDYTGSVIGDLNSRRGQIQGQDMRGNANVINAMVPLMNMFGYVNNLRSMSQGRATFTMQFDHYAEAPANVSAEVQKKFA; this comes from the coding sequence ATGCCCCGCCAACATGCCATCGAGGACTACCGTAATTTCGGTATCATGGCGCATATCGACGCCGGCAAGACCACGACGACCGAGCGCATCCTCTATTACACCGGCAAGAGCCACAAGATCGGCGAAGTGCACGAAGGTGCCGCGACGATGGACTGGATGGAGCAGGAGCAGGAGCGTGGCATCACGATCACCTCGGCTGCGACCACCGCCTTCTGGGCCGGCAAGCGCCTGAACATCATCGACACTCCCGGCCACGTCGACTTCACCATCGAAGTCGAGCGTTCGCTGCGCGTGCTCGACGGCGCCGTCTGCGTGCTGGACTCGAACCAGGGCGTCGAGCCCCAGACCGAGACCGTCTGGCGCCAGGGCGACAAGTACAAGGTTCCGCGCATCGTCTTCGCCAACAAGATGGACAAGACCGGCGCCGATTTCTTCAAGTGTCTTGCCGACATCGTTGACCGCCTCGGCGCCAAGCCGATCGCGATTCAGCTTCCGATCGGTGCCGAGAACAACTTCAAGGGTCTCGTCGACCTCGTGAAGATGAAGGGCATCGTCTGGAACGATGAATCGCTCGGCGCGAAGTTCGACTATGTCGACATTCCGGAAGACCTCGTCGAGCAGGCCAAGGAATATCGCGAGAAGATGGTGGAAGCCGCCGTCGAGCTCGACGACGATGCGCTCGCCGCTTTCCTCGACGGCAACGAGCCGGACGAAGCGACGCTGAAGCGGCTGATCCGCAAGGCGGTGCTGACCGGCGCGTTCTATCCCGTGCTGTGCGGTTCGGCCTTCAAGAACAAGGGCGTGCAGCCGCTGCTCGACGCCGTCGTCGACTACCTGCCGTCGCCGATCGACGTGCCCGCGATCAAGGGCACCGACGACCGCGGCAACGAGGTCGTGCGCAAGGCCGACGACAAGGAGCCGCTCGCGCTGCTCGCGTTCAAGATCATGGACGACCCGTTCGTCGGCACCATCACCTTCTGCCGCATTTACTCCGGCGTTCTCCAGAGCGGCACCGGCGTCGTGAACTCGACCCGCGAGAAGAAGGAGCGCATCGGGCGCATGCTGCTGATGCATGCGAACAACCGCGAAGACATCAAGGAAGCCTATGCCGGCGACATCGTCGCCCTGGCCGGCCTGAAGGAAGCGCGCACCGGTGACACGCTGTGCGATCCCGACAAGCAGGTGATCCTGGAGAAGATGGAATTCCCCGAGCCGGTCATCGAGATCGCGATCGAGCCGAAGTCCAAGGCCGACCAGGAGAAGCTGGGCGTGGCGCTAGCCAAGCTCGCCGCGGAGGATCCGTCCTTCCGCGTGTCGACCGACCAGGAGTCCGGCCAGACCATCCTCAAGGGCATGGGCGAACTCCATCTCGACATCAAGGTCGACATCCTCAAGCGCACCTACAAGGTCGACGCCAACATCGGCGCGCCGCAGGTTGCGTTCCGTGAGCGCGTCACCAAGAAGGCCGAGGTCAAGTACACCCACAAGAAGCAGACCGGCGGTACCGGTCAGTTCGCGGAAGTGTCGATCGTGGTCGAGCCGAACGAGCCCGGCAAGGGCTACGAGTTCGAGTCCAAGATCGTCGGCGGTGCGGTTCCGAAGGAATACATCCCCGGCGTCGAAAAGGGCCTCAACAGCGTGATGAGCTCGGGTGTCGTTGCGGGCTTCCCCGTGGTCGACGTCAAGGTTCAGCTCGTTGACGGCAAGTACCACGACGTCGACTCGTCGGCGCTCGCCTTCGAAATCGCATCGCGCGCGGCATTCCGCGAAGCCTTGCAGAAGGGCAAGTCCGTGCTGCTCGAGCCGATCATGAAGGTCGAAGTGGTGACCCCGGAAGACTATACCGGCTCGGTCATCGGCGACCTGAATTCCCGGCGCGGTCAGATCCAGGGTCAAGACATGCGCGGCAACGCCAACGTCATCAACGCGATGGTGCCGCTCATGAACATGTTCGGTTACGTGAATAACCTGCGCTCGATGAGCCAGGGTCGCGCAACCTTCACCATGCAGTTCGATCACTACGCAGAAGCGCCGGCCAACGTGTCGGCAGAAGTCCAAAAGAAGTTTGCCTGA
- the rpsG gene encoding 30S ribosomal protein S7, with translation MSRRHSAEKREVLPDPKFGNIVITKFMNSVMYAGKKSVAEGIVYGALGIIETKTKQNPLGVFEQALENVMPTIEVRSRRVGGATYQVPVEVRSTRRQALGIRWLISAARERNEKTMTERLSAELLDASNNRGNAVKKREDVHRMAEANRAFSHYRW, from the coding sequence ATGTCTCGTCGCCACTCAGCGGAAAAGCGCGAAGTTCTCCCGGATCCGAAGTTCGGGAACATCGTGATCACGAAGTTCATGAACTCGGTGATGTACGCCGGCAAGAAGTCGGTCGCCGAAGGCATCGTCTACGGTGCGCTCGGCATCATCGAAACCAAGACCAAGCAGAACCCGCTCGGCGTGTTCGAGCAGGCGCTCGAGAACGTCATGCCGACGATCGAGGTTCGTTCTCGCCGCGTCGGCGGCGCGACCTACCAGGTTCCGGTCGAGGTTCGTTCGACCCGCCGGCAGGCCCTGGGCATTCGCTGGCTGATCTCGGCCGCGCGTGAGCGCAACGAGAAGACGATGACCGAGCGGCTCTCGGCGGAGCTCTTGGACGCTTCGAATAACCGGGGGAACGCCGTCAAGAAGCGTGAAGACGTGCACCGGATGGCGGAAGCCAACCGCGCCTTCTCGCACTATCGCTGGTAA